One Rhea pennata isolate bPtePen1 chromosome 3, bPtePen1.pri, whole genome shotgun sequence DNA segment encodes these proteins:
- the MAP10 gene encoding microtubule-associated protein 10 — MAAAEGGEGLFALELLVEAVRVEAPGPALRPAVALRLLDFPPLLVHAPAAAPPLQPGRPCAFGRGKRCLFRRRRGSLCAALRRRPLRALLLALPAAPGPGPGPGPPRLLGACGVSLAPAAAELLRRPAAATASWGRRGRFPLRDAAGRPVGELALGYRLSSLGAAAEPEPGPPRATSPGPAPGAEEEEEGEEEGEELEGNIFRPPVLYYSRGRAEPRPAAAAAPGPQQRGEARSPPRPGRSRSPGPGRSPLRPASPGRLRDAARQLPLLSALLAELSVLAQPGDAPAAVHPRLAWLYSPPGEVPTAGGGCSPGPDGAAAGPSEAASPESKRSQQEPASAGPLRARKGAEEAVPLAERGSGRKQETKANAARGRHLLYGLTNTLRLRLQQTNPGMLMVHERRERYRKKQVEMLKEKRSPLSKKKLVKNAGGQHLVSYRRCSRGDGSKQSNQFDETVETSLQSNALKEYSSTPGNASPDLQKQAVHSLLRNYETAQQECPCELTTAPLLQERVLKSAHREKGMKVQLLAPFRSDADAKESNDDASVVSDHKSKPSPSRSVESNSEFIYSDDFVASPENSVYSEGISSADYSGRGSQTFDSSPEPLWVGSLKQPHSHSESESSRSRVSKMSRRTESTSALVPVPSASSPVHSLKRNCDGKTSKRTSGEAVDLLNDASFQAGLLHAEETAHQISKEENRVDQHIEQAPTPRSKEISSDSDLNIGKGQTSVEKSQSLTQASSYLPSNMSDLEPSPLENSMSDRDDDFLGTLSIPHQYKDISELVISKLPGYTM; from the coding sequence atggcggcggcggagggcggcgaggggctcTTCgcgctggagctgctggtggaggCGGTGCGGGTGGaggcgccgggccccgcgctgcgcccggcCGTGGCGCTGCGTCTCCTGGACTTCCCGCCGCTGCTGGTGcacgcgcccgccgcggcgccgccgctgcaGCCGGGCCGGCCCTGCGCCTTCGGCCGCGGCAAGCGCTGCCTCTTCCGTCGGCGCCGCGGCTCGCTgtgcgccgcgctgcgccgccgcccgctgcgcgccctgctgctggcgctgcccgccgcgccggggccggggccggggccggggccgccccgtcTCCTCGGCGCCTGCGGCGTCTCGctggcccccgccgccgccgagctgctgcggcgccccgccgccgccaccgcctcctggggccgccgcggccgcttCCCGCTGCGGgacgccgccggccgccccgtcGGCGAGCTGGCCCTGGGCTACCGCCTCAGCAGCCTgggggccgccgcggagccggagccgggcccgccccgcgccacctcccccggccccgcgccgggcgccgaggaggaggaggagggcgaggAGGAAGGCGAGGAGCTGGAGGGCAACATCTTCCGCCCTCCCGTGCTCTACTACAGCCGCGGGCGCGCCGAGCctcgcccggcggcggcggcggcgcccgggccgcaGCAGCGCGGCGAGGCCCGGAGCCCTCCGCGGCCCggccgcagccgcagccccgggccgggccgctcgCCGCTGCGTCCCGCTAGCCCGGGGCGGCTCCGCGACGCTGCGCGGCAGCTGCCGCTGCTCAGCGCCCTGCTAGCAGAGCTGTCCGTGCTCGCCCAGCCCGGCGACGCCCCCGCGGCCGTCCACCCCCGCCTCGCCTGGCTCTACTCGCCCCCGGGGGAGGTACCGACTGCGGGCGGCGGCTGCTCTCCCGGGCCCGacggggctgcagcggggcccAGCGAGGCCGCCAGCCCTGAGTCCAAGCGGAGCCAGCAAGAGCCAGCCTCAGCGGGCCCTTTGCGGGCcaggaagggagcagaggaggcCGTGCCCTTGGCAGAGAGGGGCTctggaaggaagcaggaaacTAAGGCAAATGCGGCTCGTGGGAGGCACCTGTTGTACGGCCTGACAAATACCTTGAGGCTGCGGCTGCAGCAGACCAACCCTGGCATGCTCATGGTTCATGAAAGGAGGGAGCGGTATAGAAAAAAGCAAGTGGAAATgttgaaggagaagagaagcccTTTATCGAAGAAAAAGCTGGTCAAAAATGCTGGGGGACAGCACCTGGTTTCATACAGGCGCTGTAGTAGGGGAGATGGTTCAAAGCAGAGTAATCAGTTTGATGAAACTGTTGAGACTTCGTTACAAAGCAATGCTCTCAAGGAGTACTCTTCCACCCCAGGAAATGCGTCCCCTGACCTGCAGAAACAGGCTGTTCACAGTCTTTTGAGGAATTACGAAACTGCACAGCAGGAGTGTCCGTGTGAATTAACTACAGCCCCCTTACTGCAGGAAAGGGTATTAAAATCTGCTCACAGAGAAAAGGGTATGAAGGTCCAACTCCTGGCACCTTTCAGATCGGATGCTGATGCAAAGGAAAGTAATGATGATGCTTCTGTTGTAAGTGATCATAAATCAAAACCAAGCCCTAGCAGGAGTGTTGAAAGCAACTCTGAATTCATATACTCAGATGACTTTGTTGCTAGCCCTGAGAACTCAGTTTATTCAGAAGGTATCAGCAGTGCTGACTATTCAGGCAGAGGCTCACAAACTTTTGACAGCAGTCCTGAACCTCTGTGGGTGGGAAGCCTGAAGCAACCGCATTCACACTCGGAGTCAGAATCCAGCAGGTCCAGAGTTTCAAAGATGAGTCGAAGAACTGAAAGTACTTCAGCTCTTGTGCCAGTTCCTTCAGCTTCATCTCCAGTCCACTCACTCAAGAGAAACTGTGATGGGAAAACCAGCAAGAGAACTAGTGGTGAAGCTGTTGATTTACTTAATGATGCCTCCTTTCAAGCAGGGTTATTACATGCAGAGGAGACAGCCCACCAGATCAGTAAGGAAGAGAACAGAGTTGATCAACATATTGAACAAGCACCTACACCgagaagcaaagaaattagCTCTGATAGTGATCTAAATATAGGAAAGGGGCAGACTTCTGTAGAAAAAAGCCAGTCATTAACTCAAGCTAGCTCATATTTGCCATCTAACATGTCTGATCTTGAGCCTAGTCCCCTGGAAAACAGTATGTCAGACAGAGATGATGATTTTTTGGGAACACTAAGCATTCCTCACCAATATAAAGACATCAGTGAACTTGTAATAAGCAAGCTTCCTGGATATACAATGTAA